The region CGTCTTCAGTACTGCGGTACGGGTTGATGTCCAACCCACCGCGGCGGACATAACGCGCATACACGGTTAATTTTTCAGGCTTAAGCAAACGTTGCAGGTCGAGGAAAATCCGCTCTACGCACTGTTCATGGAAGTCCGAGTGTTGACGGAAGCTCACGATGTATTCGAGCAAACTGGCGTGATCCAGCGCCGAGCCGCGGTATTCAATCGCCACGCTACCCCAGTCGGGTTGACTGGTGACCGGACAATTGGATTTGAGCAAATGGCTATGCACGCTCTCTTCGACAATGCGCGAATCATCGCAACGCAGCAGCTCCGGGCGCGGACGTTCATAGTCGCTGACGCTGATGTCCAGGTCATCAATGCACATACCCGGTAACGCCACGACACCTTCCGACTCGACGTCGTTCAAGCTGCGAATCCGCACACCGATCGGTTTGCCGGCAGCCGACGACAGGTCTTTCACCAGCGTGGCTTCAAGGCTGGCAGTGTCGGTAAACGCCGTCTGATTCAACGAATTGAGGTACAGCTTGAATGACTTGGACTCGATGATGTTCGGCGAGTCCGCAGGGATGCTGAATTCACCGATCGCTACCACAGGCTTGCCCGACGGCAACAGCCAGGACAACTCGAAGCAATTCCAGAAATCCACCCCCTTGTAAGGCAGGGTGGCCGCCGTCAGGCCCAACTCGGCCCACTTCGCAGTGCGCGGAATCGGGAACAGCAAGGACGGCGTGTAAGTGGCGATGTATTCGCTGGATTTGCCCAGCGGCG is a window of Pseudomonas sp. DC1.2 DNA encoding:
- the queF gene encoding NADPH-dependent 7-cyano-7-deazaguanine reductase QueF (Catalyzes the NADPH-dependent reduction of 7-cyano-7-deazaguanine (preQ0) to 7-aminomethyl-7-deazaguanine (preQ1) in queuosine biosynthesis); amino-acid sequence: MHPAAEHSPLGKSSEYIATYTPSLLFPIPRTAKWAELGLTAATLPYKGVDFWNCFELSWLLPSGKPVVAIGEFSIPADSPNIIESKSFKLYLNSLNQTAFTDTASLEATLVKDLSSAAGKPIGVRIRSLNDVESEGVVALPGMCIDDLDISVSDYERPRPELLRCDDSRIVEESVHSHLLKSNCPVTSQPDWGSVAIEYRGSALDHASLLEYIVSFRQHSDFHEQCVERIFLDLQRLLKPEKLTVYARYVRRGGLDINPYRSTEDVQLPNHRLVRQ